In the Nothobranchius furzeri strain GRZ-AD chromosome 15, NfurGRZ-RIMD1, whole genome shotgun sequence genome, one interval contains:
- the baz2a gene encoding bromodomain adjacent to zinc finger domain protein 2A isoform X1, translating to MDSNNHFNYGNHPSPNSGLKLSSGESLYTNGSSVSFPQQKNLNGEMNVNGITTVLGSSVPASHPPSAPYPHVSSRQQSSVGYDYLWGGHPQYGPSVGPSPGHGMHQKQTTPAMAQPQSHHFQGQGQYQLNGVIESPHQPPVAGPANVPLTGSQYWNKGNSGLQQVSYDSRGMFGPYQSQTLPGITPSQHQQQQQSLQQAAHQPSQQHLHSHRQHHHQQLQQYSLMPNGMPFYQHQHPSPQHQQQQPQGHAQMMPPTAQNATPPHSSPQHHGIGRGSSSSPLPVGASPTPIKSPSLQETGSPKSHSRERSPHPTSVGLSSPVHGHSRESVQEIDLSYNSSERAPVAQRSPKAERYQPKPLSAHVSPQRDFCYYSDQPGATSPARDPVVLSHSQCVSSPRSASGSSAFQTKASSPPEVSVFSGSPTSSPGPQKLSLFDVESSPPQMTTPPKKSMAPSVVTSSRLSSPPSAVQCRRPSTSFASAGFKHAPEDASSSLLASSSKLSTPPTLTESISRITKDFLDPPVLPPSESLVHPAKPALALTDPGPSTTVCPPALVSIPSYSAPKTTLKTQVAHGSKLPLTPGFTDAPEGHYEKPAPPRPMPVKTSKSSTSPGATHSQVSTSGPTSTLPSLCLSASAPSSQTPSVVSGVCEPSPMLRCQTYTPLAAASAPPGLVSPAPRLTQHSLTVRPLLMPPPGTTQATKTAPISSPPALVPAPRVIVASSRAVQDFKQPPPVPATPPAQVQSEHRVVREDSKAVAQLDSSTGRASQVELSETKKTETHSHKSLIALPENYSQTFHPNIQKPDSEKQLMKICVVSEAEDFAESAAVRKSPQPKSTRPHLSDEQSFDTSSHTVSYFGDDSACSTPSRLHVSSVTGGDGSFLCDSTQFYSSSCNSSFPVEDSREDTVDLTREGEPSEADTTQNADRQENGSQVQEPSVDPSDVSNSHSFVSSHPVHQGSEAEWEPRGYDAPDSARHFVIKPPANDATPPSFRIKHQNFMAFSTPAEDHSVHPLQPVTDQTPGKPRRPRAPKIVLIKTTASEEGHRRSRGQRPKVVKIKLGEEGGAKEEGARGRKRKKSFKVEDQETSGLSEGTSLMQEVDPITAAIEAVLANASTISTAGGKPKKMKRVKKQVHEGNESTQKQDAETTADDVDDNDEDSSTAGESNRRRVATEEQVQFPLMHGWRREIRVKKTENRMKGETWYYTPCGRRMKQFPEIIKYLKKHSDSVVTREHFSFSPRMPVGDFYEERETPEGMKWFLLANEEVPSMIMAITGRRGRPPNPDKEKPCRVRGQRRGQTRRPGRPPKFEMVDLLSKVDAKLLKRLQTKETLTEEEKEKLSKIKKKMKRKARMKRREDLKIKKMNEEKKKAKLVEDVKLLEVKAESTDPAAPQLTDSDFIAEPKKPGRRRSLKGEATSPVQQTAAETVPQGVRVASARSKAKALARAQAEAEAAAQAALAAKRAAERRALAQKRLEERKRQQLIAEELKKPTEDMCLTDHKLLPELSRIPGLVLSGTAFAHCLAVVEFLHGYGKVIGLDVPKDIPSLATLQEGLLGLGDSQGKVQDLLIKLVEAALHDPGLPSYYQSVKILGEKLVDLGLTRSTVSEALRIYLESHGYETEVCNSLRTKTFHALPPDTKAAILGFLAEELNSSNIVTSDIDNTLENMTTYRKNKWIIEGKLRKLKVALARRTGRSEEELCFEERRRSARVAEEENLSLEEGGLTLERGSRRARKEEPKLSDNESPANASIPELERQIDKLTKRQAFFRKKLLQSSHSMRSIMLGQDRYRRRYLALPHLGGILVEGPEELLTSGDVLVAEVPVAFLKKEPKVEETPTPTTPPPPPPPPSESSATPAPAQFSLPEEDPLPGTASLMSTQRGRGRPRKIKPEVELHLRTAKIRRRRRSSIRSVGEEGPGSPNGCLLDLTQAAFKSWLSQSQEAVTNGTCSAEADGPTENLPEETVKEKAEKQGQWFNLLPKQPCDENSLSEPQAASTPSSPPKLLPQTPSALPALAAPLTQPEPLLPSLDPADAAPPDITHTGAAFDYAPPPAPVAPPPAAPTTPARPTRRRRRGSRGSSPARRGARGAAAKRRGRPANSAFQELEQQFFTQLVVKPIPASMTRGWWWIKDPEELYTTLQSLHPRGVREKVLHKHLAKHMESLAEICTKPISDPLFEVKPEKKEVLLEALQQPWQVQEKAVEMDVSALQWVEDLEQRVVAADLHLKAPPQGAINETDTNTETPMAEFQPYTIPDPDSTRDDLQYYEHDVDPRDDWIVRTKKEWSGLPRIATHPLDLAVLRLANLERNIERRYLKEPLWNPAEVMRLAPLTPTPGEEHPMDVISLESEITSRLRTWRQALDRCRSAPQICLCLLQLEKAIAWERSVTKVTCQVCRKGDDDEHLLLCDSCDRGCHMYCLKPKITQVPEGDWFCPACVAKDEGDLQRSCKKRSRTKKRRYEDDSSEDEATRRRSGGMATRHKETATPPSSSRSSGEGGGTKRRRMTTRNQPDLTFCEIILMEMEAHADAWPFLEPVNPRLVPGYRRIIKNPMDFLTMREKLLQGVYCSCDEFSADAQLVFNNCELFNEDTSEVGTAGHSMRRFFESRWAEFYSNKDK from the exons ATGGATTCAAATAATCATTTCAACTATGGCAACCACCCCTCACCAAACTCAGGACTGAAACTCTCCTCAGGGGAATCTCTTTACACAAACGGGTCCTCCGTGAGTTTCCCTCAGCAGAAGA ATCTGAATGGCGAAATGAATGTGAATGGCATCACTACTGTACTTGGGTCGAGCGTGCCTGCTTCCCACCCACCATCGGCTCCATACCCACACGTGAGCAGCCGCCAACAGAGCAGTGTGGGATACGACTACTTGTGGGGAGGGCACCCTCAGTACGGTCCCAGCGTGGGCCCGTCCCCAGGGCACGGGATGCATCAGAAACAGACCACACCTGCGAtggcacagccacagtcacaccaCTTCCAAGGTCAAGGACAGTACCAGCTGAACGGGGTCATTGAAAGCCCCCATCAGCCCCCCGTTGCAGGCCCAGCCAACGTTCCTCTAACAGGGAGCCAGTACTGGAACAAGGGTAACTCTGGTCTGCAGCAGGTGAGCTATGATTCACGTGGCATGTTCGGGCCCTACCAGAGTCAAACGCTTCCCGGCATCACTCCATcgcagcatcagcagcagcagcagtcccTCCAACAAGCTGCTCATCAGCCGTCACAGCAGCACCTCCACTCCCACCGTCAACATCACCACCAGCAGCTGCAGCAGTACAGCCTGATGCCAAATGGGATGCCCTTCTATCAGCATCAGCACCCATCTCcccagcatcagcagcagcagcctcagGGTCACGCTCAGATGATGCCGCCCACTGCCCAGAATGCGACTCCTCCACACAGTAGCCCACAGCACCACGGCATAGGCAGAGGAAGCTCCAGCAGTCCTCTGCCCGTGGGGGCGTCACCAACACCTATTAAATCCCCCTCCCTGCAGGAGACTGGATCGCCCAAAAGTCACAGCAGGGAACGGAGTCCCCATCCCACCAGTGTGGGCCTCTCTTCTCCAGTACATG GGCATTCGAGGGAATCCGTCCAGGAGATTGACCTGAGCTACAACAGCAGTGAAAGGGCACCTGTTGCACAGAGGTCCCCAAAAGCTGAACGTTACCAACCCAAACCTTTGTCTGCTCATGTGAGTCCTCAGAGGGATTTTTGTTATTACTCCGATCAGCCTGGAGCGACCTCCCCAGCCAGAGATCCAGTCGTCCTCTCACATTCCCAGTGTGTGTCATCACCACGCTCTGCATCAGGGTCCTCGGCGTTTCAAACAAAAGCCTCGTCACCACCAGAGGTCTCCGTTTTCTCTGGATCGCCAACATCTTCTCCTGGACCTCAAAAGCTTTCGCTGTTTGACGTTGAGTCCTCTCCTCCACAAATGACAACACCTCCTAAAAAGTCCATGGCTCCATCTGTCGTCACTTCTTCCAGACTTTCTTCTCCTCCGTCAGCAGTTCAATGCCGCAGGCCCTCTACCTCGTTTGCATCTGCAGGCTTCAAGCATGCACCAGAAGATGCCTCTTCCTCTCTTCTTGCGTCATCTTCAAAGCTGTCCACACCTCCCACTTTGACTGAAAGCATATCTAGAATCACAAAAGATTTCTTGGATCCTCCAGTTTTACCTCCGTCAGAGTCTTTAGTTCATCCAGCAAAGCCAGCACTGGCCCTTACAGATCCTGGACCTTCTACAACCGTTTGCCCTCCTGCCTTAGTCTCCATCCCTTCTTATTCTGCTCCCAAAACAACTCTGAAGACACAGGTGGCTCATGGGTCCAAGTTGCCTCTGACACCTGGCTTTACTGACGCACCTGAAGGTCACTATGAAAAACCAGCTCCTCCGAGGCCAATGCCAGTAAAGACCAGTAAAAGCTCCACATCTCCTGGTGCGACTCACTCTCAGGTGTCAACATCTGGACCAACCTCAACATTACCTAGTCTTTGTTTATCAGCATCTGCACCTTCATCTCAGACTCCTTCAGTCGTCAGTGGAGTTTGTGAGCCTTCACCAATGCTCCGGTGTCAGACGTACACTCCTCTTGCTGCAGCATCAGCACCTCCAGGGTTGGTAAGCCCCGCCCCTcgtttgacccagcacagcctcaCAGTCCGACCTCTGCTTATGCCGCCTCCTGGAACCACTCAAGCCACCAAGACTGCACCCATTTCCTCCCCTCCTGCCTTGGTGCCGGCACCCCGAGTAATTGTTGCATCTTCTAGAGCTGTCCAAGACTTCAAGCAGCCTCCACCGGTCCCCGCCACTCCTCCTGCTCAGGTGCAGTCAGAGCATCGTGTTGTCCGTGAGGACAGCAAAGCTGTGGCTCAGCTTGATTCAAGCACAGGAAGAGCATCCCAGGTGGAACTCTCTGAGACCAAGAAAACAGAAACCCACTCACACAAATCCCTCATTGCTCTCCCTGAAAATTACTCACAAACCTTCCACCCAAACATCCAGAAACCCGATTCTGAGAAGCAACTCATGAAGATCTGTGTCGTCTCAGAGGCCGAAGACTTCGCAGAGTCCGCTGCCGTCAGAAAGTCCCCACAACCTAAAAGCACAAGGCCACATTTGAGCGATGAACAAAGCTTTGATACGTCTTCTCACACTGTCTCTTATTTTGGTGATGACTCGGCATGCAGCACCCCCTCTAGACTCCACGTCAGCTCGGTCACGGGTGGGGACGGCTCATTCTTATGCGACTCCACTCAGTTTTACAGCTCATCCTGCAACAGCTCGTTCCCTGTGGAGGACTCCAGAGAGGACACGGTGGACTTGACCAGGGAAGGAGAACCGTCTGAGGCGGACACGACCCAAAACGCAGATCGGCAGGAGAACGGCTCTCAGGTCCAGGAGCCTTCCGTCGACCCTAGTGATGTGTCCAACTCACACTCGTTTGTGTCATCTCATCCAGTTCATCAAG GTTCTGAAGCAGAGTGGGAGCCCAGAGGGTACGATGCTCCAGACTCCGCTAGACACTTCGTTATTAAGCCCCCTGCTAATGACGCAACACCTCCGAGTTTCAGGATCAAACACCAGAACTTCATGGCCTTCAGTACCCCAGCTGAAGACCACAGTGTGCACCCACTCCAACCGGTTACCGACCAGACGCCAGGGAAACCACGCAGACCTCGAGCTCCAAAGATCGTTCTGATTAAAACTACAG CTTCAGAGGAGGGCCACCGGAGGTCTCGAGGTCAAAGGCCAAAAGTGGTGAAGATAAAGCTGGGCGAAGAGGGAGGGGCTAAAGAGGAAGGAGCAAGGGGCAGAAAGAGGAAGAAGTCGTTCAAGGTTGAGGATCAAGAAACATCTGGACTGTCAGAAGGGACTTCTCTGATGCAGGAGGTTGATCCGATAACGGCAGCGATCGAAGCTGTGCTGGCCAACGCTTCCACCATCAGCACGGCTGGTGGGAAACCCAAGAAGATGAAAAGGGTGAAAAAACAAGTCCACGAGGGAAACGAGAGCACGCAGAAACAAGACGCTGAAACCACCGCGGATGATGTGGACGACAACGATGAGGACAGCTCCACTGCAG GAGAATCAAACAGAAGAAGGGTTGCAACCGAAGAGCAGGTCCAGTTCCCTCTGATGCACGG CTGGAGGAGGGAGATTCGTGTGAAGAAAACCGAGAACCGCATGAAGGGGGAAACCTGGTACTACACTCCATGTGGGAGGAGGATGAAGCAGTTTCCTGAAATCATCAAG TACCTGAAGAAACACTCGGACAGCGTGGTCACCAGAGAACACTTCAGCTTCAGTCCACGGATGCCTGTTGGAGACTTCTACGAAGAAAGAGAAACACCAGAG GGTATGAAGTGGTTTCTTCTGGCTAACGAGGAAGTCCCCTCCATGATCATGGCCATCACTGGTCGGCGCGGTCGACCTCCGAACCCCGATAAAGAAAAGCCCTGCAGGGTTCGAGGCCAGAGGAGGGGCCAGACCCGCCGCCCTGGTAGACCTCCTAAGTTTGAGATGGTTGATCTCCTCAGCAAAGTTGATGCTAAGCTGCTGAAGCGCCTCCAGACTAAGG aaactcTTACGGAGGAGGAAAAGGAGAAACTGTCAAAAatcaaaaagaaaatgaaaagaaag GCAAGGATGAAGAGAAGGGAGGATTTAAAGATTAAGAAGATGAATGAGGAGAAAAAGAAAGCGAAG CTCGTAGAAGATGTGAAACTCCTGGAGGTGAAGGCGGAGTCAACAGACCCCGCAGCCCCACAGCTCACAGATTCAGATTTCATTGCCGAGCCGAAAAAGCCTGGCCGCAGGAGGTCGCTGAAGGGTGAAGCCACCTCGCCCGTCCAGCAGACTGCAGCAGAGACGGTGCCCCAGGGTGTCCGGGTGGCAAGTGCTCGTAGTAAAGCCAAGGCCCTGGCTAGGGCGCAGGCAGAGGCGGAGGCGGCGGCTCAGGCCGCTCTGGCAGCCAAGAGGGCAGCAGAGCGGAGGGCACTGGCCCAGAAGCGCCTGGAGGAGAGGAAGaggcagcagctgattgcagaggagctgaagaagcCCACAGAGGACATGTGTCTCACAGACCACAAA CTGCTGCCGGAGCTGTCTCGGATTCCAGGGCTGGTTCTTTCTGGAACCGCGTTTGCCCACTGCCTGGCCGTGGTCGAGTTCCTACATGGGTACGGGAAGGTGATCGGTCTGGATGTACCCAAGGATATCCCCAGCCTCGCCACCCTGCAGGAAGGCCTGCTGGGCCTGGGAGACAGCCAAGGAAAGGTCCAGGACCTCCTCATCAAACTGGTGGAGGCTGCACTGCACGATCCAGGCCTTCCATCTTATTATCAG TCGGTGAAGATTCTTGGAGAGAAGCTGGTGGACTTGGGGCTGACCCGCAGCACGGTTTCAGAGGCACTGCGCATCTATTTGGAGTCTCATGGTTATGAGACGGAGGTCTGTAACTCTCTGAGGACCAAAACCTTTCATGCGCTGCCTCCTGACACCAAGGCAGCCATCTTGGGTTTCCTGGCGGAGGAGCTAAACAGCAGCAACATCGTGACCAG TGACATTGACAACACGCTGGAAAACATGACAACCTACAGGAAGAACAAGTGGATCATTGAGGGAAAACTGCGCAA ACTGAAGGTGGCGCTAGCTCGTCGGACAGGACGCTCCGAAGAGGAGTTGTGTTTCGAGGAGAGGAGGCGCAGTGCCAGAGTAGCCGAGGAGGAGAACCTCAGTCTGGAGGAGGGGGGTCTGACTCTGGAGAGAGGGAGTCGGCGCGCCCGCAAAGAGGAACCCAAACTTAGCGAT AATGAGAGTCCGGCCAACGCGAGCATTCCAGAGCTGGAAAGGCAGATCGATAAGCTAACTAAG CGCCAAGCGTTTTTCCGTAAGAAGCTGCTACAGTCGTCTCATTCCATGCGCTCCATAATGCTTGGTCAGGACCGTTACCGCCGCAGATACCTGGCTCTGCCTCACCTCGGAGGCATTCTGGTTGAGGGACCAGAAGAGCTGCTCA CGTCAGGGGACGTCCTTGTCGCTGAGGTGCCCGTCGCCTTCCTCAAAAAGGAGCCCAAAGTTGAGGAGACTCCCACGCcaaccactcctcctcctcctcctcctcccccctccGAGTCTTCTGCCACTCCAGCCCCAGCCCAGTTCTCCCTCCCAGAGGAGGACCCTCTTCCTGGCACCGCGTCCCTCATGAGCACACAGCGAGGCCGCGGGCGCCCTCGGAAGATCAAACCTGAAGTTGAGCTTCACCTCCGCACTGCGAAGATTCGCCGCCGCCGCAGAAGTAGCATCAGGTCTGTAGGAGAGGAAGGGCCAGGGTCGCCAAACGGCTGCTTGTTGGACCTCACGCAAGCAGCTTTCAAGAGCTGGCTCAGCCAATCGCAGGAGGCAGTGACCAACGGCACATGCTCCGCAGAAGCGGACGGTCCGACGGAGAATCTTCCGGAGGAAACCGTCAAAGAGAAGGCCGAGAAACAAGGACAGTGGTTCAACCTGCTCCCCAAACAGCCGTGTGATGAAAACTCTTTGAGCGAGCCCCAGGCCGCCTCCACGCCCAGCTCTCCCCCTAAACTCCTGCCTCAGACACCGAGTGCTCTGCCAGCACTTGCTGCTCCTCTGACGCAG CCGGAGCCTCTCTTGCCGAGCCTGGACCCAGCTGACGCGGCACCACCTGACATCACCCACACAGGTGCAGCGTTCGACTAtgctcctccaccagctcctgTAGCCCCTCCCCCTGCCGCTCCGACCACACCCGCCAGGCCCACACGCAGGCGACGGAGAGGCAGCAGAGGGAGCAGCCCGGCTCGGAGAGGAGCCCGAGGAGCCGCAGCCAAACGCAGAGGCCGTCCAGCCAACTCTGCCTTCCAGGAACTGGAGCAGCAGTTCTTCACGCAGCTGGTGGTCAAACCCATTCCTGCAT CAATGACCCGAGGCTGGTGGTGGATCAAGGACCCAGAGGAGCTGTACACcactttacagtccctccaccccAGAGGCGTCCGAGAGAAGGTGCTCCATAAACATTTAGCCAAACACATGGAGAGCTTAGCTGAGATCTGCACCAAACCCATCAGTG ATCCGCTGTTTGAGGTGAAGCCAGAGAAGAAAGAAGTGCTGCTGGAGGCCCTGCAGCAGCCCTGGCAGGTGCAGGAGAAGGCAGTGGAGATGGATGTCAGCGCCCTCCAGTGGGTGGAGGATCTGGAGCAGCGGGTCGTTGCTGCTGATTTACATCTAAAG GCGCCTCCTCAGGGAGCCATAAACGAGACTGACACCAACACAGAAACACCAATGGCTGAATTTCAG ccCTACACAATCCCAGACCCAGACTCCACCCGTGATGACCTTCAGTACTACGAACACGACGTTGACCCGCGGGACGACTGGATCGTTCGAACCAAGAAGGAATGGTCCGGGTTGCCACGGATCGCCACGCACCCTCTGGACCTGGCCGTGCTGCGGCTAGCCAACCTGGAGAGGAACATTGAGAGGCGCTACCTGAAGGAGCCTCTCTGGAACCCGGCAgaagtgatgcgcctcgctcccctCACCCCAACACCTGGAGAGGAGCATCCAATGGATGTCATCAG TCTGGAGAGTGAAATCACCTCTCGGCTACGAACGTGGCGTCAGGCTTTGGATCGCTGCCGAAGTGCTCCGCAGATTTGTCTTTGTTTACTCCAGCTGGAAAAGGCCATTGCTTGGGAGAGATCTGTTACTAAAGTG aCTTGCCAGGTTTGCAGAAAGGGCGATGACGACGAGCACCTGCTGCTGTGTGACAGCTGCGATCGGGGTTGCCACATGTACTGCCTGAAGCCAAAGATCACCCAGGTGCCAGAGGGAGACTGGTTCTGTCCAGCCTGTGTTGCTAAG GATGAAGGAGATTTGCAGCGCTCGTGCAAAAAGCGCAGCAGAACGAAGAAAAGAAGGTATGAAGATGACAGCTCTGAGGATGAGGCGACGCGGCGACGCAGTGGTGGCATGGCAACACGACACAAGGAGACCGCCACGCCTCCGTCATCCTCCCGTTCCTCTGGAGAAGGAGGCGGCACGAAACGGCGCCGCATGACGACACGCAACCAACCAGACCTCACCTTCTGCGA GATCATTCTGATGGAGATGGAGGCTCACGCAGACGCCTGGCCGTTCCTGGAGCCCGTCAACCCTCGACTGGTGCCGGGCTACCGCCGCATCATCAAGAACCCCATGGACTTCCTCACCATGAGAGAGAAGCTGCTACAGGGAGT CTACTGCAGCTGTGACGAGTTCTCTGCCGACGCCCAGCTGGTCTTCAACAACTGTGAGCTGTTCAACGAGGACACGTCGGAGGTGGGGACAGCAGGACACTCCATGAGACGCTTCTTTGAGAGCCGCTGGGCGGAGTTCTACTCAAACAAGGACAAATAG